Genomic window (Ananas comosus cultivar F153 linkage group 16, ASM154086v1, whole genome shotgun sequence):
TCAGTTCCTCAGTTCTCTGAGCAACTTGATCATCCAAGTCAAAATTAATTGGAGGTTCGACAAGGCCGTAATCGTCGTATAGCGATCCTTCAAAATCTAAGCGTGGGCCCACAAAACTAGGTTTCTTTCTCCAAGGAAAGGGCTCCCCATGTATCGTCATAGGATTCTCCAAGTTCCAGCTGTCAAAATaggtggggaaaaaaaaaaacatatagtgGCTGAATAtgataaaaagttgaaaaataacTTCCCACATAATGAATAAACAAGATACTTTACATGCATAACATTTTCCGAGCAAGGCATGTGGCGTCTTCAAGATATTTTAGAGATGCTTTTGATGTGTCACGTCCAAAAATAACTTCTTCAGCAGCTCTGCCTCCTAGTAGTACCTTTTCAATTTAGCAACCACCAATTAGCACTCGGAAAAATGTTAGCGAACTCATTAGGTAACCAAATTCTGATGTATGAACCAAGTTCAAACTAAACTAAGAGTACCTGAAGGCGATGTAGCAATTGGGGTCGCCTTTCAAACATGTATGACTCTTCGTCGAGATGGTGGAATACTATTTGCGAGAGCGTCTGCCATTATTGATTTAAACATTTATCTTAGCTTTTGTTTCAATGTACTGAAAAATACAATTTTGTTCCCTTACTGTTGAGGCACAAGAAACCAAGAATCATGCAATTAAAAGTGTATGGTTAACAGTTTAATCCTTAAAAAAGCTTTTTTTGTTTCACATAGAAGACTAACAAAGAGCTCAGTTGTTAGCAGAACAAACTTGAGGGGCTAATTTTGTAATTGAAGAAATgcaggaaaaaagaaagtacCTGGCCACGAGGGACAATTGATATTCGTTCGCAGAATTCAACTTTTGCGTTCTCATGCCGTCTCAGCAAATGGGATGTTACTGCAAGTCCAACCTCAGTAACGGCCCGTCGACATTGCCCTTGATGCCCTAACTCAATTCCCAATCGCTTGGGCCCCACCGTTAGGCGATCGACAGCATCATCCATGTCTGACTGAAGAATCGAATCATGCCCCTTCCTCACGGCTACTAAAGCAGACTCTTGGATCAGTTGTGCCAATTTAGCTCCCGTCCAACCTAAGTCAAAGTCATGCTTGCTATAAGAATTGAATTAGCTAGAGTGCGCCCAAATTTCAGTAATTTGCATCCTTTCGATCTTATAGTGGATGAACGtctgtatatttttaatagcaAGAAATAAAGTGAGACACCAAAACCTATGAGAACTAGATGAAAATAGTTCCTTGCGGAATCTTTCTGCTGAAGGCATAAAAGATAATTAAGCAAAATCTATAAGAGTAGGTTACCTGGCAAATTTTGGGCATATGCTGATAGATCAACTGAAGGCGACATTTTGACTTTGCGAGCATGGACTTTCAAAATGTCTAATCGTCCTTTCACCCCTGGAGGACGAATTCTTATCTGGAAAAGGAGGTAACCACACATAAGTAACAAAGATCTACGATCTCTTTGTATCTCACAGCAATATTATATTGCTTGAGGTCCCACCAGAAAATTAACCTTCAAAATATCCAAGCTGTATAGACATAGAAAACAGACCTTGCGGTCAAATCGACCAGGTCGAAGAAGTGCTGGATCTAACAAATCCATTCGGTTAGTTGCACCCAAGAATATAACGCCCTTTCCAGTATCAAAACCATCAAGCTCGATTAAAAGCTGGTTCAGTGTAGTTTCTCTCTCTTGTGTTGCAGCATTATAGAGGTAGTTGGTAGACTCGCTGAAAATCCCTTGGCGTCTGGtcatatcaaataaataaagcatTAATCTCCCATATTTATTGAAACAATCTACTTCATGAACAGAAAAGGAAACagattgaacaaaaaaaaaaaaagaagagagaaatatTTGAGGAACAGTTATTAATAGAAAGCATTCAACTGTCGCCAAGACCGGCAGGGTATCAGCAATACCTAGTAGCCAAGGCATCAATTTCATCAATAAACACAACAGATGGTTTGTTTACCTGCACAATGCAAAACATAGTAAATGTGTTTATTGTGGTGAACAAAACCAAGAAATATTGAGATTAATCACCACCCAGAAGGAACAACAACTTGAAGAATTTGAACAACATCAACAGCCTCTAATAAATACCAAGCCCATAGAAAAAGTAAAGATGGAACAATATGACATTATTGGAGCAAATTAAAATACAACAGTGAAAACAGTGTTTAGAAAAACACTATAACTGGATCATCTTATTATTACCTTTGCTCTCTTGAACAGATCTCTGATTCTAGCAGAACCAACACCAACTAAAACTTCAACAAACTCAGAACCAGCCATTTGATAAAATGGCACACCAGCTTCACCAGCAATAGCCTTTGCAACAAGGGTCTAGAGAAAATGTATGGAATTGGTTCAATCATATatgataaaataacaaattaaggCCTATTAGAAAGCAGACTAAACAATAAGATACACATGACAACTAACCTTCCCGCATCCAGGAGGTCCTTCCAAAAGAACGCCATGTGGAGGCTTGATTCCCATCTTATCAAACAATTCTGGGTTTTTCAAGTATCTGACCAACTAAATAAATAGAGAAAAGTTTAGAATAATCACATTAACAAGGAATATGAAGTCTAAAACAATAGTACATTACAAAAACTAATTCAGTCCATAAAGCTGAAATATGTAGGAAGAGATAAATTATTCAACAGACAGCATAGGTATTTCTCGATCCTTTCTGAATCTCAAAGCAAGAAAATGCTTACATATTTGCACTTATTCTGTGTATACAACAATATCCTTATGCTTCCAAGCATCAGGATTATGCACTTATTCAGGATTCACAAAAAAATAGAGCTTAAATCTTTTCTTAGATGAATTTTCAGAGAAACTATCTGCTACTGTATAAATGAGCCTCCAACATTtcattagaaacaaaaaaaaaaagaagaagaaaaggatgtGCTACAAGATAATACCACACTAGAACCTCAAGTGATTAATTACACAAAATCAGACCTCCAGGAGTTCTTCCACTGCTTCATCAATCCCAGCAACGTCACTAAATTTCACCCCTGTAGAGCCCTACAGATCAAGCAACAATTAAGCAGGTCACATATCTGCATAAGCTGAACATCAGAATCGGTAAGTGTTGGGGCAGATAGAGATCGAAAAGATGAATATTCTAATATATGCTGATGAGAAGAAAGGAGGCTTTATATATATGTCAcagcaaaatcatctatttctACAACTAGCCGTATAAACTCTGAATTTTCATACAAATCACTATCATGAATTTTTTTACACAAGTGCCGTTCTCTTACTTTGGGGAGTTAACGAATTCATTAGGGGATGTTCTAGAAAGGGACATTTTTGTAAGTGCAAGTATATATGTTAAGAGACGAAGATTTTCAAGGGCATAGATACGTACGTAAATAGGCAAATTTTTATGGTACAATTCTAAGtatgtcaataaaaaaaaaacacgaatTTAAGCTGTAAGAGCTTACATCAACTCGTGCCTGCGGCTTGGATTGACCAAATTCTATTCCTTGCCATATGTCCTGCtccaaaaatgtataaataggTAAAGTGGAAAAAAAGTGAACACAATACACAACCTAAATACTTCGCCATTAGGGTTGCTGATGATCCAAGGTACTTGCAAACAGCATGGGCTCGATTTTGTTCAGTTCAAGACGAGCTTCAGCACACAAACTTgcttatattttgaattgtggCTCAGTGAGGCTCAGCCTCAGCTTGTTTAAGTAGTTCAGAAACTAAGCTTTAGTAGTTGATTTAGCGGTTTGCTTGAGATGGAGCTGAGCCTCAAAACACATATAGAGACAAGTAGAGCCCAAAAGTGTTAGAAACTCtacaagaaaaggaagaaaagcaGGAAGAAGGAAAAACCCATTTTCTGAAGTTCTTTGGTCTTCTTGACAAAGTAAATCGAACTAGAAGAACCATGGTGACAAAAACAAGCATTATCGGTTTCAGCATCTCAAGACTAGCAGACACACCACCAAAGGTGTAAAACTCGTACATTTTTGAGAAGATCCCTCCATCACTGAaaatatcaataatataatcCCAGATCCTTTCTCCGATATTTGATATTATACCAAGCACAAGTTTAAGAAGCGGTCTGGCGATAGGCCACACAACATATATGGTAGCAGCATATAGAAAGCTGGTTACAGCAAAAGCTGCAGAAGCCATGAAGCCAGCAATCACTGCCGCTGCTGCAGCTATTAGCGCTGTTACCATCCCAAGTTCGACCATCATTCTGCTTGAGATAGAAGATGCCACCGGATGTGGGTATTCAGGTAATTTGCCAACATAAGACTGCATAACCACACTCCTCTTGTCAGAGGttgaaatacaaaaaaagatacagaattaaaaaaagggcAAGCTTAAAAATTGCAGTTATTTATTAAGTACCAAAAGTGAATGATTCAAGGTGCGATCTCTCAGCTAGGAACAAGTTCATAAATCATAAGAGATCATTGTAAATTCTTCGTGTGTGATTCGTCAAGTTTGTTATGTAAAGACTTTACTACAAGAAATTTACTATGTTTTGCTGTTAAACCACAAATGCTTGATTTACGATTTAAATCAGCATAGATTCAATGCATTTTTTGTGTTGAATGACGAAGAGCAATGTATGAATTAAAATCTAAGAATCTAAAAATGTTTTTGAGAAGCCAAAAACCATAAAGTTCAGGTCATCACTCTTCTAGACAAACACCAAATGGCCAATTAACATAGTTAATGGTAATATACTATCAATATTTGTCCTATAGTAAACATTGCACTCAACTAGGAAGGGGGGGAAGGAAACAAAACTGACCATTGTATGCCTCTCAATCTCGTATTGTTGCCCTTTGTACTCCTCCATGACCGTCTGCACCTGACTTGCACTTAACCTAATCGCCCTGCCATGAGTTTTAAAATACACAAGGAACTAACTAGTTACAACAAAATTGATAGGCCAAAACTACAAAAGGATGGTCAGAAACAAATCAATAACTGATCATCTCACCATTTGGTCTTCTGTATACTTTTGTCTCCAGGGATCTCCTCCAAGTCGACAATAAAATCCCTGTACCCAATTTCAAGAGGACTCCCGGCGGTCGATTTCGACGTCAAAAGCTTCACCTTTCCAGCCTTCAAATGCTTCTGAAAATCCTCAAAGCTCATCAAAGGAAGCTCCTTTAAGTTCCTCTCgaattcttcttcttcagaCAAGTTCTCCTTGAACACCTCCTCAGGAACATAGAGCTTGCCCTTAAACTCCCTCAAAATATCATTTAGATGCACCGGTTTCGATCCATCCCCTCGCTTACTCCCACCACCACCCTCATCTCCCTCCTTCTTAGTGAAGGACTCACCCAACAAGCGCTTCACGAACTGCTTTAAGCTAAAATCCGAAGCTTTAGTGGAAAGCTGCTTCTCCCTCAGCGTGAGAAGTCGATCGCCAACTAAGAACTTGGGTTCCACCTGGGTAGGGTTCTCCCTCAGAACCCTAGTGACAAAGTCGTCCCCCGAAGGGGCTCCGCCATCCCTATTCTCATCGAGCTTCAGGGAGACGACGAGGGATCGACGGAGTGGAGCTCCAATTAGGGTTTTCCTCCCGAAATGGAGGGGATTGAGCTGGATCCGAAGGGGAAATGAACCCTGCCGAGGTCGGGAGAGGGACGTGACCGCGGCGCGGCAAGGAGAGAAGGGGGAAGCCCTAGCGCCGGATATTGAGGTGGAGAGGAGGGGATTATGCGAGGGCATCGgagattctagggtttcaaaggGGAGGGATTGGGAAATGGGGGCA
Coding sequences:
- the LOC109722224 gene encoding probable inactive ATP-dependent zinc metalloprotease FTSHI 1, chloroplastic, which gives rise to MPAQNPRIRINLRNPLAPISQSLPFETLESPMPSHNPLLSTSISGARASPFSPCRAAVTSLSRPRQGSFPLRIQLNPLHFGRKTLIGAPLRRSLVVSLKLDENRDGGAPSGDDFVTRVLRENPTQVEPKFLVGDRLLTLREKQLSTKASDFSLKQFVKRLLGESFTKKEGDEGGGGSKRGDGSKPVHLNDILREFKGKLYVPEEVFKENLSEEEEFERNLKELPLMSFEDFQKHLKAGKVKLLTSKSTAGSPLEIGYRDFIVDLEEIPGDKSIQKTKWAIRLSASQVQTVMEEYKGQQYEIERHTMSYVGKLPEYPHPVASSISSRMMVELGMVTALIAAAAAVIAGFMASAAFAVTSFLYAATIYVVWPIARPLLKLVLGIISNIGERIWDYIIDIFSDGGIFSKMYEFYTFGGVSASLEMLKPIMLVFVTMVLLVRFTLSRRPKNFRKWDIWQGIEFGQSKPQARVDGSTGVKFSDVAGIDEAVEELLELVRYLKNPELFDKMGIKPPHGVLLEGPPGCGKTLVAKAIAGEAGVPFYQMAGSEFVEVLVGVGSARIRDLFKRAKVNKPSVVFIDEIDALATRRQGIFSESTNYLYNAATQERETTLNQLLIELDGFDTGKGVIFLGATNRMDLLDPALLRPGRFDRKIRIRPPGVKGRLDILKVHARKVKMSPSVDLSAYAQNLPGWTGAKLAQLIQESALVAVRKGHDSILQSDMDDAVDRLTVGPKRLGIELGHQGQCRRAVTEVGLAVTSHLLRRHENAKVEFCERISIVPRGQTLSQIVFHHLDEESYMFERRPQLLHRLQVLLGGRAAEEVIFGRDTSKASLKYLEDATCLARKMLCIWNLENPMTIHGEPFPWRKKPSFVGPRLDFEGSLYDDYGLVEPPINFDLDDQVAQRTEELMREMYGKTMSMLKRHVAALLKTVKVLLDNKEISGEQIEFILNSYPADTPIKLVLEEKDPGSLPFFDVDGDQNMAFSPLLPLKEAASDIAGS